Proteins encoded by one window of Candidatus Obscuribacter sp.:
- a CDS encoding bacterioferritin, whose translation MDDKEKLHAIEILNKIMELELAGVVRYTHYSLMVYGYNRIPIVSWLKANSNESLLHAHKAGELVTLLGGHPSLKIGPLLETERHDLGDILRESLEHEKTAIAAYYELLKASEGKSILIEEYAREMIMNEELHLDEVNKMLRKPGDLHPFHD comes from the coding sequence ATGGATGACAAGGAAAAGCTACACGCGATAGAAATTCTCAATAAGATTATGGAGTTGGAGCTAGCAGGTGTTGTCCGCTATACCCACTATTCGCTCATGGTTTATGGATATAACCGCATTCCAATCGTGAGCTGGCTCAAGGCAAACTCAAATGAGAGTCTTTTGCATGCACACAAAGCCGGTGAGCTTGTAACCCTTCTGGGTGGTCACCCTTCACTTAAGATTGGACCTTTGCTTGAGACCGAGAGACACGATTTGGGCGATATTTTGCGCGAGAGTTTGGAGCACGAAAAGACTGCCATTGCTGCTTACTATGAGTTGCTCAAAGCCTCTGAAGGCAAGTCTATATTGATTGAAGAGTATGCTCGCGAAATGATTATGAACGAGGAATTGCATCTTGATGAAGTTAACAAGATGTTGAGAAAGCCCGGAGATCTTCATCCCTTTCACGACTAG
- a CDS encoding transposase — MTRQLEHFKARRLDNTDIAVVFIDGVGLADRLFVTALKAIREVFGNSVAVQRCTEHKRRNVKEKLPKHAQSNFSQKFSAAINKKTCKAAQNALARLKSDLELKGYKSAVSL, encoded by the coding sequence ATGACCAGGCAGCTTGAACACTTCAAGGCTCGACGTCTCGATAACACGGATATCGCCGTGGTTTTCATCGATGGCGTTGGACTAGCGGATCGCTTGTTTGTGACTGCTCTCAAAGCCATTAGAGAAGTCTTTGGCAACTCTGTAGCGGTACAGAGATGCACAGAGCACAAACGCAGAAACGTCAAAGAGAAGCTGCCCAAGCACGCTCAATCTAACTTTAGCCAGAAATTTTCTGCCGCAATAAACAAGAAAACCTGCAAAGCCGCTCAAAATGCTCTCGCCCGACTCAAGTCTGATTTGGAATTAAAAGGTTACAAGAGCGCTGTCAGCCTTTAG
- a CDS encoding transposase, protein MTLDLPGLSKVVAKFDGGAVCSDGGLLLLRKADACLGLAELASYAISDERRPEYVQHTVVDMLRQRIYGIAAGYEDCNDAGPLRVDAMHKLALGRDQQAGWL, encoded by the coding sequence ATGACGCTGGATTTGCCAGGTTTAAGCAAAGTTGTAGCAAAGTTCGATGGCGGCGCCGTTTGTTCTGATGGTGGACTTTTACTTTTGCGCAAAGCCGACGCCTGCCTGGGTTTAGCCGAGTTGGCATCATATGCAATCAGCGATGAAAGGCGTCCTGAGTACGTTCAACACACAGTTGTGGACATGCTAAGACAGCGAATCTACGGTATTGCTGCGGGTTACGAGGATTGCAATGACGCAGGTCCGCTACGCGTCGACGCCATGCACAAACTCGCGCTTGGCAGAGATCAGCAGGCGGGCTGGCTCTAG
- a CDS encoding transposase, which produces MAMDTTCDETYGSQQMTFYNGYYRAFCYAPLLIFTECGFPLCALLRQATP; this is translated from the coding sequence TTGGCGATGGATACGACCTGCGATGAAACCTATGGCTCTCAGCAAATGACCTTCTACAATGGCTACTATCGTGCCTTTTGCTATGCACCGCTTCTCATTTTTACAGAATGTGGTTTTCCACTTTGTGCTCTTTTGAGGCAGGCAACCCCCTAA
- a CDS encoding transposase, with product MSSTSRSKGPDTRFVVTNATSMTARKIYQDKYCSRAQCENWIKDLKVYLKSGRTSCQEFGSEPIQTDAPYLRLHSDVFHPRSALSCGK from the coding sequence ATGTCGAGCACAAGTAGATCAAAGGGTCCTGACACGCGCTTTGTAGTTACAAACGCTACGTCGATGACAGCTCGCAAAATTTACCAAGACAAGTACTGTAGCCGTGCTCAGTGTGAAAACTGGATCAAGGACTTGAAGGTTTACTTGAAGTCAGGCCGCACCAGCTGCCAGGAATTTGGAAGCGAACCAATTCAGACTGATGCTCCATACCTTCGCTTACATTCTGATGTATTTCATCCAAGAAGCGCGCTCAGCTGCGGGAAATGA
- a CDS encoding SEL1-like repeat protein encodes MTDFLEKECHECKNTFSKSTVFCPHDGSMLSSALAVNPSGHMLADRFELGQEIGRGGMGIIYKGIDHKQSDPDKAAVAIKLLVSDAANDPVMRNRFVNEAKAASAMNHPNIVCVRGYNVTPDGLAFIVMDFLEGIVLQDLIDSGALPPELMLTYMIQVCDALSHAHKRNVIHRDIKPSNIMITGSGESAKAILVDFGIAKIFTQPGQVSMRLTQTGEIFGSPMYMSPEQCMGQKLDHRSDIYSMGCVLYEYAAGRPPFDGESFIQIIFAHINQEAAPFATDAVTRVLQSIIMKAIEKSPNDRFSDMDELKDQLAYCHALWTRDDIDDYSDYAKTIAPQIAATNIISLERSALDGDIDAQLDLAYLYSDEQSEHYNPQKCLEWVLKAASADHPTAQAFAGDCFSTGIGTTQDPHKAFYWYSKAALAGHGGAERSIGQMYQEGTVVAQDLDTALYWLRRSCEHDDIDSQLYLAECLSTGDVFESDLEEAARWYEAAAKLGSLEGQLALAYCYEYGTGVEQDPSLAIFWLQYAVEQNSPEAMKSLAEFYHHGEDIEKDDDEALRLMQEAANMGYGPALKWLGWWYSQGLVKLPIDQKRAVKYYKEAVEAGDNSAMYYMGWHYQHGAGVGQSDTAAAYWYKKGAKLEDIKCIAALGCCYRDGTGLRQDREQAYKLLRHAAGADDAQAQFDLAFMEREDGNEEMARHWLELAEANGLEEATQYLD; translated from the coding sequence ATGACAGATTTTTTGGAAAAAGAATGTCACGAGTGCAAAAACACTTTTAGCAAAAGTACTGTCTTTTGCCCTCATGACGGCTCGATGCTCTCCAGCGCACTCGCGGTCAATCCATCTGGTCATATGCTGGCCGACCGCTTCGAGCTTGGGCAAGAGATCGGACGCGGCGGTATGGGGATTATCTACAAAGGTATCGATCACAAGCAATCAGATCCAGACAAAGCTGCTGTGGCAATTAAGTTACTTGTCAGCGATGCCGCAAATGACCCAGTGATGCGCAATCGCTTTGTCAACGAAGCTAAAGCGGCTAGCGCCATGAACCACCCAAATATCGTTTGTGTGCGCGGGTACAACGTTACACCTGATGGTCTGGCTTTTATTGTCATGGACTTCCTGGAAGGCATAGTTTTGCAGGACCTGATTGACTCAGGAGCCTTGCCGCCAGAGCTGATGCTTACCTATATGATCCAGGTTTGCGATGCCCTCAGTCACGCGCACAAGCGCAATGTCATCCACCGTGATATTAAACCAAGCAACATCATGATCACCGGCAGTGGCGAGTCGGCAAAGGCAATACTGGTGGATTTTGGCATCGCCAAAATTTTTACTCAACCAGGTCAAGTCAGCATGAGACTGACTCAAACAGGTGAAATTTTTGGCTCTCCAATGTATATGAGCCCAGAGCAGTGCATGGGTCAAAAGCTAGATCACCGCTCTGATATTTATTCTATGGGTTGTGTGCTCTATGAGTATGCCGCTGGCCGTCCGCCTTTTGACGGAGAGAGTTTTATCCAAATTATCTTTGCTCACATCAATCAGGAAGCAGCTCCTTTTGCCACAGACGCTGTAACCAGAGTGCTGCAGAGCATAATCATGAAAGCTATTGAAAAATCACCAAATGATCGCTTTAGCGACATGGATGAACTGAAAGATCAGCTCGCTTATTGCCATGCACTATGGACAAGAGATGACATAGATGACTACTCGGACTATGCCAAAACCATAGCGCCACAAATTGCGGCCACAAATATAATCAGTTTGGAGCGCTCAGCTCTCGATGGAGATATCGATGCCCAGCTAGATCTAGCTTATCTCTATAGCGATGAACAATCAGAACACTACAATCCTCAAAAATGTCTGGAGTGGGTATTAAAGGCTGCCTCAGCCGATCATCCTACGGCTCAAGCCTTTGCTGGAGACTGCTTTAGCACAGGCATAGGTACCACTCAGGATCCTCACAAAGCCTTTTACTGGTACAGCAAAGCGGCACTAGCAGGGCATGGTGGGGCAGAGAGAAGTATCGGACAAATGTATCAGGAAGGCACTGTCGTAGCACAAGATTTAGATACGGCGCTGTACTGGCTCAGGCGTTCATGTGAGCACGATGATATCGATAGCCAGCTTTATCTGGCTGAATGTTTGAGCACAGGAGATGTCTTCGAATCCGACCTGGAAGAAGCTGCTCGCTGGTATGAAGCAGCGGCAAAGCTGGGCTCTCTGGAAGGTCAATTAGCCCTGGCCTATTGCTATGAATATGGCACCGGAGTAGAACAAGATCCCTCACTGGCAATCTTTTGGCTCCAATATGCGGTAGAACAAAATAGTCCAGAAGCAATGAAAAGCCTGGCAGAGTTTTATCACCATGGTGAAGACATAGAAAAAGACGATGATGAGGCCCTGCGCCTCATGCAAGAAGCAGCCAATATGGGCTATGGACCAGCCCTTAAATGGCTTGGCTGGTGGTACTCTCAGGGCCTGGTCAAACTACCAATAGACCAGAAGAGAGCTGTGAAATACTACAAAGAAGCGGTAGAAGCAGGCGATAACAGTGCCATGTATTACATGGGTTGGCATTACCAGCATGGTGCAGGAGTTGGGCAAAGCGATACCGCTGCTGCCTACTGGTACAAAAAGGGAGCAAAACTAGAAGACATAAAGTGCATCGCGGCTCTCGGTTGCTGTTATAGAGACGGCACAGGATTGCGTCAGGACCGGGAGCAAGCATATAAGCTATTGAGACATGCTGCCGGCGCCGATGATGCCCAGGCACAGTTTGATCTAGCCTTCATGGAAAGAGAAGATGGCAATGAAGAGATGGCCCGTCACTGGCTAGAACTCGCTGAAGCCAATGGTCTTGAAGAGGCCACTCAGTATTTGGATTGA
- a CDS encoding aminoglycoside phosphotransferase family protein: protein MQDQTTNATVYSAFVNNTLTSVSGDSDSLYAFCREPEYRSRSILKKEQTILQLFFDSYSLAFELPLMLNTRDGEPFFEYEGDLWTARKRIQGTRFDWRHFNWSEAHAKVSGEALAQIHSVSMVPGLQDDLQSGLAAKELDYTDLIRQKLSLCKNTATRWLKGDIAALFERLDVLLDSSQFKQIATSTRCFIHGDFHPGNVIYHSAKSTLSPQVKAVIDWDYSRWGSQIIDFCLARLMFAGSFRRQVPQKSAAPRDQDSLLDSYSRAFVLGYKRTLARVLKNETLYPEGIVSWEEQSLSQNQIALSLVDEDSLRPYHLTAMLLIALFELECIEAQKDQPDQTILNNLEILVDQISRVCVAF from the coding sequence GTGCAAGACCAAACTACTAACGCCACTGTATACAGTGCTTTTGTCAACAACACTCTGACCAGCGTAAGCGGTGACAGTGACAGCCTTTATGCCTTTTGCAGAGAGCCAGAGTACCGCAGTCGCTCAATACTCAAAAAAGAACAGACAATTTTACAGCTATTTTTTGATAGCTATTCACTGGCTTTTGAATTGCCACTTATGCTCAATACCAGAGATGGGGAGCCATTTTTTGAATACGAAGGCGACCTCTGGACAGCTCGCAAACGCATCCAAGGCACGCGCTTTGACTGGCGTCATTTCAATTGGAGCGAAGCCCACGCTAAAGTCTCAGGAGAGGCTCTTGCTCAAATTCATAGTGTCAGCATGGTGCCTGGCTTGCAGGACGATTTACAGAGCGGACTGGCAGCTAAAGAGTTAGACTACACAGATTTGATTAGACAAAAGTTGAGCCTCTGCAAAAACACTGCGACAAGGTGGCTAAAAGGCGATATAGCTGCGCTTTTTGAGCGGCTTGATGTGCTTTTAGACAGCTCTCAATTTAAGCAAATAGCTACTAGCACCAGGTGCTTTATCCATGGTGACTTTCACCCCGGCAATGTTATTTATCACAGCGCAAAGTCGACGCTTAGCCCCCAGGTCAAAGCTGTGATTGATTGGGACTACAGCCGCTGGGGTAGCCAGATAATCGACTTTTGTCTGGCGAGACTGATGTTTGCTGGCAGCTTCAGGAGGCAAGTGCCTCAAAAATCTGCTGCACCAAGAGACCAGGACAGCCTTTTGGATAGTTACTCCCGCGCCTTTGTCCTGGGCTATAAGCGCACTCTAGCCAGAGTGCTCAAAAATGAGACACTCTATCCCGAGGGCATTGTCTCCTGGGAGGAGCAGTCACTGAGCCAAAATCAAATCGCTCTATCTCTAGTGGACGAAGACAGCTTACGGCCCTACCACCTCACGGCGATGCTCTTAATTGCGCTATTTGAGCTGGAATGTATAGAGGCGCAAAAAGATCAGCCAGACCAGACAATACTGAATAATTTAGAGATTTTGGTTGATCAAATTAGCCGCGTCTGCGTGGCTTTTTAG
- a CDS encoding serine/threonine protein kinase — translation MPLQDSFSRKSDKPDPAAVRAPRPAKWPRVPTLEDLEFSFQRAKDSPGIPAAMSWKRTESSNFVLSVTWETGGKAGEATWLMMAEEMGDNVVLWSFRSRDAQVIHKLMEEAIAALDPKNHNEEESGNQGFVAVKPGTLIDHYEIVEEIGSGGMGVVYRSKDAMFDRTVAVKVLHSKLLSDPLSKKRFEQEGRATIALAHPNLISVYHYGFSSAGAPFIVMEYVDGKGLDKMLDQVGHLEMADFIEIFMQACDALGHAHDRGIIHRDLKPSNLMLVNLGKKERLVKIVDFGISKILPHGRFPGQDLTNAGDVVGSPLYMSPEQCKGLTLDGRSDIYSLGCLMYQAISGALPFLGENALQTLSKHICDPPPKFKEIAPDLKISTELEKIIFKTLEKEPEKRYETVAELREDLEKLTPKSKGLSLTTTTLSKVASTATAGSVHILVETGELPRPTLEAAVQIQKMLRDGTLTLAEAASALHRAHVNNGIIEMQGKNPTRESSTSLVVDTPLEAVLVEAGLISNAVWRTLLQLQAAMRTGEMTKDEAAQEFRKRHPKAANPRISQTVKAVQPMPTEPIDMLKLAGIITEADIEAAKKQAGDKGSKLERVLVAMGKIDTKTVLATYNCLTMLTQQKLKTEQAIIALNYCQRMRVDFSEAVQELGWSLPS, via the coding sequence ATGCCTCTCCAGGACTCTTTCAGCCGCAAGTCTGACAAGCCTGACCCGGCCGCCGTCAGGGCGCCGCGTCCGGCTAAATGGCCACGCGTGCCCACACTTGAGGACCTGGAGTTTAGTTTCCAACGGGCTAAAGATAGCCCTGGCATTCCTGCCGCCATGTCATGGAAACGCACAGAAAGCTCCAATTTTGTACTCTCGGTAACCTGGGAAACCGGGGGCAAAGCAGGCGAAGCCACCTGGCTTATGATGGCCGAGGAAATGGGCGACAACGTCGTACTCTGGAGCTTCCGCAGCCGCGACGCGCAAGTCATCCACAAACTCATGGAAGAAGCGATTGCCGCACTCGATCCCAAAAATCACAACGAAGAAGAATCTGGTAATCAGGGCTTTGTCGCAGTAAAACCAGGCACACTAATTGACCACTACGAAATCGTAGAAGAAATTGGCAGCGGTGGCATGGGCGTGGTCTACCGCAGCAAAGACGCCATGTTTGACCGGACAGTGGCAGTCAAAGTTTTGCATAGCAAATTATTGAGCGATCCACTCTCCAAAAAACGTTTTGAACAAGAAGGTCGGGCCACAATCGCACTGGCCCATCCCAACTTGATATCGGTTTACCACTACGGTTTTAGCAGCGCTGGCGCTCCTTTTATCGTCATGGAATATGTGGACGGTAAAGGTCTCGACAAGATGCTTGACCAGGTCGGACATCTGGAGATGGCCGATTTTATCGAGATATTTATGCAGGCATGCGACGCTCTTGGCCATGCCCACGACCGCGGCATTATCCACCGTGACTTGAAGCCTTCCAACTTGATGCTTGTCAATCTTGGAAAAAAGGAACGTCTTGTCAAAATCGTCGACTTTGGTATTTCTAAAATTTTGCCCCATGGCAGATTTCCCGGTCAGGATCTAACCAATGCCGGAGACGTCGTAGGCAGCCCGCTTTACATGAGTCCAGAGCAGTGCAAAGGATTGACCCTGGATGGTCGCTCCGATATTTATTCGCTTGGTTGTCTGATGTATCAGGCGATTTCTGGTGCGCTTCCCTTCCTTGGCGAAAACGCTTTGCAGACACTGAGCAAGCACATCTGCGACCCACCGCCCAAATTTAAAGAAATTGCTCCTGACCTAAAAATCAGCACTGAACTCGAAAAAATAATTTTTAAAACTCTCGAAAAAGAGCCAGAGAAGCGCTACGAGACAGTCGCCGAGCTAAGAGAAGACCTGGAAAAACTAACGCCCAAATCAAAGGGTTTGAGTCTAACCACTACAACTCTCTCAAAAGTTGCCAGTACAGCCACTGCCGGCTCAGTGCACATACTTGTCGAGACCGGCGAGCTACCGCGCCCCACACTGGAAGCAGCCGTACAAATCCAAAAGATGCTACGCGATGGCACACTCACACTGGCAGAGGCAGCCAGTGCGCTGCACCGTGCTCACGTTAATAACGGCATCATAGAAATGCAGGGTAAAAATCCAACCCGCGAAAGCTCCACCTCACTGGTGGTAGATACCCCTCTGGAAGCCGTGCTCGTAGAAGCAGGACTGATAAGCAATGCCGTCTGGCGTACACTATTGCAATTGCAAGCAGCAATGCGCACTGGTGAAATGACTAAAGACGAAGCTGCCCAGGAGTTTCGCAAGCGCCATCCCAAGGCTGCCAACCCTCGAATATCGCAAACTGTCAAAGCAGTACAACCGATGCCCACCGAGCCAATTGACATGCTCAAACTGGCTGGCATTATCACCGAAGCAGACATCGAAGCAGCCAAAAAGCAAGCTGGAGACAAAGGTAGCAAACTTGAACGTGTGCTTGTGGCAATGGGCAAAATAGACACAAAAACTGTGCTTGCCACCTACAACTGTTTGACCATGCTGACTCAGCAAAAACTCAAAACAGAACAAGCTATCATCGCACTAAATTACTGCCAGCGTATGCGTGTAGACTTTAGCGAAGCAGTGCAGGAGCTGGGCTGGAGCTTACCTAGTTAG
- a CDS encoding metallophosphoesterase, whose product MVSAIAVTRAVPQLSPLISRGTNMLWILSIACLIAAVFLFVRWLIKPVDMVEPVTATVNSGKYNWESPTFVASGPFFIKPWLQPGNTPTFDASGLESMELFFHTATRLSSCRVEVTLLSAGDEDNSLVTFRPESRTINLVGVANQVQYVTRMTGLAPDTEYRYRIFFGVDEVFTSTFATRKQKGKSFSAIVFGDMGSGSPWQRQVAYQMSQPGPRGNATAHKRPRGADLIISAGDNVYHHGRFNEYLSRFFPIYQAQTASPETGAYLMDKTMMLSTVGNHDMAKYDPETLISFDEYPDLMAFFALFSLPLNGFATAHKLGQNAYTAEPGQQVGANLPPMQGDTIARQALLNAAGERYPRMANFSYDYGLAHFLFLDANTAMDWTNAELRDFVRNDLNSVEKGIWKVVVLHQPPFTSNRKHQREQGMRMLADIFEECGVSVVFGGHCHCYERTQPIKFVPRDGIDNKSRLPGGYIPGSITVDPHFDGKVNKKPSGVIYIVTGGGGAKLDSVDLSDQKHKWQSFTAKLVGDRHSFTVVDFTPDTMSVRQIDMNGNEIDSIEIDA is encoded by the coding sequence ATGGTCAGCGCAATTGCGGTGACCAGAGCTGTGCCTCAACTCTCTCCTCTAATTAGCAGAGGCACAAATATGCTCTGGATACTATCAATTGCCTGCCTGATCGCGGCAGTCTTCTTATTTGTTCGCTGGCTGATTAAGCCGGTCGACATGGTGGAGCCGGTAACGGCCACCGTCAATTCTGGCAAGTACAACTGGGAGTCCCCGACTTTCGTTGCCAGTGGTCCCTTCTTCATCAAACCGTGGCTCCAGCCCGGCAATACTCCGACCTTCGACGCATCGGGTCTGGAATCGATGGAGCTTTTCTTCCACACGGCTACTCGTCTCTCGAGCTGCCGGGTTGAGGTGACGCTGTTGAGCGCGGGAGACGAGGACAATAGCCTCGTCACTTTCCGCCCCGAGAGCCGCACCATCAACCTCGTGGGAGTCGCCAACCAGGTCCAATACGTAACGCGCATGACCGGACTGGCTCCCGATACCGAGTACCGCTATCGCATCTTCTTCGGTGTCGATGAGGTCTTCACCTCCACGTTTGCCACGCGCAAGCAAAAGGGTAAGAGCTTTAGTGCCATCGTCTTTGGTGACATGGGCAGCGGCTCACCCTGGCAGCGGCAAGTGGCTTACCAGATGTCTCAGCCCGGTCCCAGAGGCAACGCCACGGCGCACAAGCGTCCTCGCGGTGCCGACTTGATCATCTCGGCTGGCGACAACGTCTACCATCACGGACGTTTCAACGAATACCTGAGCCGCTTCTTCCCCATCTATCAAGCGCAGACCGCCTCACCAGAGACCGGTGCCTACTTGATGGACAAGACCATGATGCTGTCCACTGTGGGTAACCACGACATGGCAAAATACGATCCGGAGACGCTCATATCATTTGACGAGTACCCGGATTTGATGGCGTTCTTTGCGCTGTTTAGCCTGCCTCTCAACGGTTTTGCCACAGCTCACAAGCTCGGTCAAAACGCGTACACAGCGGAGCCCGGACAGCAAGTCGGCGCCAATTTGCCACCCATGCAGGGAGACACAATCGCTCGCCAGGCTCTGCTCAATGCTGCCGGTGAGCGCTATCCGCGCATGGCCAACTTCTCCTACGACTATGGTCTGGCACACTTCCTCTTCCTCGACGCTAACACGGCGATGGACTGGACCAATGCCGAGCTGCGTGACTTTGTCCGCAATGACCTGAATAGTGTGGAGAAGGGCATCTGGAAGGTGGTCGTGCTGCATCAGCCGCCCTTCACCAGCAACCGCAAGCACCAGCGTGAGCAGGGCATGCGCATGCTGGCTGATATCTTCGAAGAGTGTGGTGTGTCGGTTGTCTTTGGCGGACACTGCCACTGCTACGAACGGACTCAGCCAATCAAGTTTGTGCCGCGCGACGGCATCGACAACAAGTCTCGTCTGCCTGGCGGCTATATCCCCGGCAGCATTACCGTCGACCCTCATTTTGACGGTAAGGTCAACAAAAAGCCCAGCGGCGTCATTTACATCGTCACCGGCGGTGGTGGCGCCAAGCTGGATTCGGTAGACCTGTCGGATCAAAAACACAAGTGGCAGTCGTTTACGGCCAAGCTTGTCGGTGACCGGCATTCGTTTACCGTAGTGGATTTCACCCCTGACACCATGAGTGTCAGGCAAATTGACATGAATGGCAACGAGATCGATAGCATCGAAATCGACGCCTGA
- a CDS encoding HlyC/CorC family transporter codes for MSTVSTWLWLGLLVLFVLVNGLFVAAEYSLIRLRKSRVEEMMQQKVRGARTIHQLQTNMDRTVAGAQLGITIMGLVVGGVGGEPIKALLESGIALLAELAPPLQAVQVPAIVAVIFSFVLLTILHVIVGEQVPKMFALRAPERVALTLSMPFAMFCKLTAPFLWLIGGITALVMKLPGMPGDKNSGDSPPSVDELLILVETSARAGTLGTAESGLVQRALEYRGLKVQDVMVPISHMDCLSEDVTILEALDFITRTKHSRLPLYRGSRHNVTSILRTRELLDVLRKRLKAEARVLQGGPKPSAPAVGALETIGSLSAYLRKPFYVPADTTAAALLEELKKRHLQLAIVTGSEGEAVGLVTQEDLVEQLVGEIHDEDDGPIDGVELLADGVYKVEGPLTLYEFRRVFDARLTSTRGGTTVQEVFVENHSGTVEVGSQIEINGFSFKVLQIKPGTAQVEIEWLEVRLLPDTEDGAAGGRTTS; via the coding sequence ATGTCAACTGTATCAACCTGGCTCTGGTTGGGTTTACTTGTGCTGTTCGTCCTCGTAAATGGTCTCTTTGTCGCTGCTGAGTACTCACTCATCAGACTGCGCAAGAGCCGTGTCGAAGAGATGATGCAGCAAAAAGTACGCGGTGCGCGCACCATCCATCAGCTGCAGACAAACATGGACCGAACAGTGGCCGGTGCCCAATTGGGTATCACCATCATGGGTCTTGTGGTCGGCGGCGTTGGTGGTGAACCCATCAAAGCTCTACTCGAATCTGGCATCGCCCTTTTAGCCGAATTGGCACCGCCTTTGCAGGCTGTGCAAGTACCGGCGATTGTGGCTGTAATCTTCTCTTTTGTTCTGCTCACAATCCTCCACGTCATCGTCGGTGAGCAGGTGCCCAAGATGTTTGCTCTGCGCGCTCCCGAGCGTGTGGCGCTGACACTGAGCATGCCTTTTGCCATGTTTTGCAAGCTGACCGCGCCCTTCCTCTGGCTCATCGGCGGCATCACCGCACTGGTGATGAAGCTGCCCGGTATGCCTGGAGACAAGAACAGCGGTGACTCGCCACCCTCGGTGGATGAGCTGCTTATCCTGGTGGAGACCAGCGCACGCGCAGGCACGCTCGGCACTGCTGAGTCAGGACTTGTGCAGAGGGCACTGGAATACCGGGGTCTCAAGGTGCAAGACGTGATGGTGCCAATAAGCCACATGGACTGCCTCTCCGAGGACGTCACCATCCTGGAGGCTCTGGACTTTATCACCAGGACCAAGCACAGCCGGCTACCGCTCTACCGCGGCTCGCGCCACAACGTCACCAGCATCCTGCGTACCCGCGAGTTGCTCGATGTGTTGCGTAAGCGCCTCAAAGCCGAAGCTCGCGTGCTCCAGGGTGGACCCAAACCGTCTGCACCGGCAGTAGGCGCACTGGAAACCATAGGCAGCCTGAGTGCCTATCTGCGCAAGCCCTTCTACGTACCGGCTGACACCACAGCCGCTGCACTTCTGGAGGAGCTTAAAAAGCGCCACTTGCAACTTGCCATCGTCACCGGCTCCGAAGGCGAAGCCGTCGGTCTGGTGACCCAAGAAGACCTTGTGGAACAGCTGGTGGGCGAAATCCACGATGAGGACGATGGTCCCATCGATGGTGTCGAGCTCCTTGCTGATGGTGTCTACAAAGTCGAAGGACCACTCACCCTCTACGAATTCCGCCGCGTCTTTGATGCACGGCTGACTTCGACAAGAGGTGGCACTACGGTGCAGGAGGTCTTTGTGGAAAACCACAGCGGCACAGTGGAAGTCGGGTCTCAAATCGAGATCAACGGCTTTAGCTTCAAGGTGCTGCAAATCAAGCCGGGCACAGCTCAGGTGGAAATCGAATGGTTGGAAGTGCGCCTTTTGCCTGACACCGAAGACGGTGCTGCAGGAGGACGTACCACAAGCTGA